From the genome of Streptomyces sp. NBC_01304:
GGGTCACGCGGCGATGAAAGCCCTCGTCCTGGTACGTCGAGTCGACCAGGGCCGCGGGCAGCGGGTCGGCACCGGGACCCCCGGCACCCGGGAGTTCCAACGACGACTGGTAGGCCGTGTCGCCCGCGTTCTGCATCTTCGCCTTCTCGCTCATCGCCCAGGTGCCGACCTCACCGGGACCGCCGTACTGCCGGGTCACGCTCAGCCAGACGTCGTCGTCCCCGGAACGGAACATCACGCGGGTCGTGGTCCGCTCGATCTCCGTGTGGGCCTCGGGCACCGCGAGCCGGGCGCCCAGCTCCTCGAACGTGCGGTAACCGCCGCTCGCCGGGGGCAGGCCGTCTTCCGGGTCCCCGTCCGAGGCGAGGTACAGCCACCCTCCGGTGCCGAGCGCCCCTGCGGCGACCACGCCGGCGAGGCCGGTGAGCAGGCGCCGGCGACCCGGGTCGCGTACGGCCGAAGGCCTGGTGTCGCTGTCCGGGGAGGGGGTGAACTTGCGGGTGGGGGCGGGGTCTTCGGGTGCGGAGAGCCGCTCGGTGGCCGCTTCCGTTCCGGCCTCCGGCTCTTCGGCAGTGACGGCCTCTTCGACCGTACGTCCCGCCGCCGCCTCCCCCAGGAACCGCGTCACCGCCTGAGCCGAAGGCCGCTCCTGCGGCGGCTTCGCCAGGAGCCCCATGATCAGTGGGCCGAGGGCGCCCGCCTGCCGGGGCTGCGGCGGGGTGTCCGTCAGGATCGCGGCCAGCGTCGACTCAAGTGACGTACGCCGGAACGGAGACACGCCCTCGACGGCGGCGTAAAGCAGCACACCGAGCGACCACAGATCGGACTCGGGCCCCACGCTCACGCCCGCCATGCGCTCCGGCGCGATGTAGTCGAGCGAGCCGACGAACTCGCCGGTCACCGTGAGGGTTTCCTCGCCCTGGATGTGCGCGATGCCGAAGTCGGTGAGGACGACGCGACCGTGCGGGCCGATCAGGACGTTCGCGGGCTTCACGTCGCGGTGCAGGATGCCCTTGGCGTGCGCGGCGGCCAGCGCGCCGACGAGGGCGAGGCCGATCCGGGCGGCCTCGGCCGGGGGCAGCGGGCCGCGGTCGAGCACCTGCTGCAGGGACTCGCCGCGGACCAACTCCATGACGATCCAGGGCAGTCCGCCCTCGGTGACCACGTCGTGGATGGCCACCGCGGCGGGGTGCTCGACCCGGGCGGCGGCCCGCGCCTCACGTCTGAGGCGTTCGTACGCCTGCTGGTGCTGGGCCGGGTCGCCCGGTAACTGGGGCTCCTTGACGGCACATTCGCGGCCTACGCGTTCGTCGACCGCGAGCCAGACCGTGCCCATGCCGCCGGAGCCGATGCGCTCGGTGAGGCGGTAGCGGTTGGCTATGAGTCTGTCGCCGGGGGCGGGCATCTCCGGGTCAGAGGTTGTCGAGCTTCAGGCCGGCGATGGCTTCCTTGGCGACCTCGCGCCCACGTTCGGTGAAGTCGCCCTTGCCGGGGTACCTGATCGCGAGCTTGTACATGTCGCCGTTGCCGGTCGCGACGTAGAAGACCTTGGCCTCGCGCGGCGACGACCACTTCTCGTCTCCGTCGTCGTAGGTGAAGGAGTTCTCGGCGGCCTTCTTCTCCTTGTACTTGACCTCGGTGTCGGTCTCGACCTTGGCGGCGTTGTCGTTGCTGAGGTCGCTGGTGCCGTCCTTGAGTTCGGCCACGTCCTGGTACGCCTCGGCGGCCGCGCTGCTGGCGATCTCGTTGGAGGTGTCTTCCGACTTCTTCTTGAAGTCGAGCGTGATGGTGATCGAACCGCTGGGGTCGCTGTACGACAGCCAGTGCTGGGTCTTGGCAGCGTACGTCTCGGGCGCACCAGACTGCTTGTAGTGCCCGGGCATCGACACCGAGGCGTTGAGACCCTTGAACTCCTGCGCGTGGAAACCCTCGGGGGTGTCCCCCGCGAACGGATCCATGACCACGACCACCCCGGCCACCACCAGCGCCACGAGACCGGCCCCGATCCCGAGCAACGCCTTCTTACCGACCCGGATGCCACCCTCGGCGGGCCCACCCACACCACCCGACGCCATCACCTGAGTCGGCGCCGCCACCGGAGGCTTCGCCGCCTCCGTCAGCAACTGCCGCACCCGCGTGGCGTCAGGACGGTGGGCCGCGTCCTTGTTCAGCAGGCCGTTGATCACCTCGGCCAGCGGACCCTGCGCCGAAGCGGGAGCGGCCGGCGTCGCGTTCAAAACCGACTGCAGCGTCGCCGGAGTGTTGTTCCGCCGGAACGGCGACACGCCCTCCGTGGCCGCGTACAGGACCACACCCAGCGACCACAGGTCGGACGCCGGACCCGGCCGCTGCCCCAACACCCGCTCGGGCGCGATGAATTCGGGCGAGCCGACGAAGCCGCCGGTGTCGGTCAGATTGGTCTCGCCCTCGATCTGGGCGATGCCGAAGTCGGTCAGGACCACGCGGTCGTGGCGGCCGAGCATCACGTTGTCCGGCTTGACGTCGCGGTGCAGGATGCCCGCCTGGTGGGCGGCGTCCAAAGCATTCAGGACCTCGAGCCCGACCCGCGCCGCCTCGCGCGCGCCCAGCGTGCCCTCCTGGAGCGCCGCGCCGAGGGAGCGGCCCTGGACGAACTCCATGACGATCCACGGCTGGCCGTCCTCGATCGCCACGTCATGGACGTTGACGACCGCGGGGTGGTCCAGCCGCGCCGCGGCCCGCGCCTCGCGCCGCATGCGCTCGAAGGCGGTCGCCCGCTCCCGCTCGGGCAGGTGGTCGGGGACCCGCGGTTCCTTGACCGCGACCTCACGGTCGACCGTCTCGTCCTTGGCCCGCCAGACCGTGCCCATGCCGCCGGCACCGAGCTTGGACAGCAGCCGGTAGCGGCCCGCGATCAGCCGGCCCGCGCCCGGATCGGGCTGCATCGGCTGCTGCGGGGAGACCTGCGTGGGGATGGCGTGCGCCTGCGGGGGCGGCTGGGGGGCGTGCGGCTGAGGCGCCTGCGGCCGGCCCGGGGCCGCGTGGCCCGGCTGGGTCACGGCCGGCTCCTGCTCGGCGGCGTACGGGTTGGGCCCGTTGCCGCCGCCCGCCTGAGGGTCGTACGCGCCGCCCTGCTGAGACCCGTACGCGCCAGGCCCGTAGGCGCCACCGGCGGCAGCGCCCTGCGGCGGCTGCGGCGGCTGGAGGCCGAAGCTGGTGTGCTCGTCGGGCCCGTAGGAGGCTCCCCCGTTATTGCTCATGCGTCCATCCCTACCGCGTGAGGCGCCCCCAGTTCCAGCCCAGTCCCACGGCGGTCACCGACCCGTGACGCACCGTGCCAGCGTTCGCCGCTTTCGCACCGATTTGGCCATCCTCAGCGCGTCTTGCCCGCCACAAAGGTGTCGAGGGCCATAGCGAACTGCCGCTCGGCCTCCCGCAACCGGCCCACCGGCGCCGAGACCCACAGGTCGTACATCCGGCCGCCCTCCTCCCAGCAGAGGTCGACCGTGTGCCGGGCGCCCTCCGCCGGCGAGGAGCCGTCCCAGGTGAACTCCCACCGCGCGGCGGGCCGTCCGTGGTACACGGTCTCGGTGACCTTGCCGTCGCGATAGCCGGGATTGCCGTCCGGCCCCTCGGCGTGCGCCCGCCGCTGCTCGGCCGCGGGGCCGCCGCGCACCGGCTTCTGCTCCCGGACACCGAGCCGGATGACGTCCCCCGGCGACATGTAGAAGATCCGTGACGCCAGGAGCTTGCGCCGGTAGTTGTCGGGCACGGCGAGGGAGAAGCCCGCGGGATCGTCGACCATCCGGTACCCGGCCGGTACGGGAAGCGGTTCCGTCGGCCCGCCCGTCGAGGGCCCGGGAGTCGCCGACGGAGCCACGGTCGACACGGACGGCGAGGGCCCGTCCTTCCCCGGGTCGTCCCCCTTCCGCATGAGCAGCGCCGCCGCGGAGATCCCCGCCGCGGCCACCGCCGCCGCCGTCGCCGCGGCCACCAGCTTCCCGCTCGGGTGGCGGGGCGTCCCCGCGTCGTGCCGGCCGCCCGGGCCGCGTACCCGCTCGGGCCCGTCGTCCACCCGCGTCGGCGAAAACCAGCGCCGCACCCGCGCGTCCGGCCGGACCGCGGGCATCACCCCTGTCCTGGCATACGCGCGCAGCAGCCGCTCGGCCTCCGCAGCATCGATTCTGCGCAGCGGATCACGGTCCAGGAGTCCCCGTACGAGAGGCAGCAGCGGCCCCGCCTCGACCGGCGGCCGCACCTCCTCCATCAGCACCGCGTGCAATATCCCGCCCAACGAGTCGCGCCGGAACGGCGATTCACCGCTCACCGCCGCGCAGAGCAGCACCCCGAGCGACCACAGATCGGACTCGGGCCCGGCCGCGCCCCCCGACATCCGCTCCGGCGCGGTGTATTCGGGCGACCCGACGAAGGACCCGTACTCGGTGAGCGTCGTGGACCCGGCGACCTGTGCGATCCCGAAGTCGGTGAGCACGACCCGGCCCGTCCCGGTCTCCAGGAGTACGTTCCCGGGCTTGAGGTCGCGGTGCAGCACGCCCTGCTCGTGCGCGGCCCGCAGCGCGCCCAGGAGGTCCCTGCAGAGCCGGGCCGCCTCGGCCGGGCCGAGCGGGCCGTGGGCGGCGATCCGGTCCGCCAGCGAACCGCCTTCGATCAACTCGATGACGATGAAGGGCTGTTCGTCCTGCACGACCACGTCGTGCACGACGATGACGTGCGGATGCCCGATCTGCGCGATGGTGCGCGCCTCCCGCAGCGTCCGCTCGCGGAGCTGGGCGGCCTCCTCTTCGGAGAGCGAGGCGTCGAGCCGGAGTTCCTTCACGGCGACCTGCCGGGCGAGCAGCGTGTCCGTGGCCCGCCAGACGACGCCCATGCCGCCGCGCCCGATCCGGTCGAGCAGCCGGTAACGGCCCGCGATCAGACGGCCGTTGTCCTCCGCCCTGTCTGCCGCGCCCGACGAGCTCGCCATGTCTTCATCATGCCGCACACGTGTGCGGGCTAGTCCCGCGAGTTACAGCCACTCAGCCTGCCGGGGGCTCCCCCCAGCTGCGCAGCACGTGCTCGAACCGCTCGCGCGTCTTGTCCCAGTCCTCGACGGGACCGGACATGTAGATCGCGTACTCCGTGCCGTCCTCGGCGTAGTAGAACTGGTCGATCGCCCGCCGCTCGCCCTTGTAGGCGCCCTGCGCGGTCTCGGTGTAGGTGAACTCCCAGAGCGCGCCCGGCTGGTCGCGGAAGACGTTGGAGACCAGCTTGACCCGGTCGTAGTCGGTCCGCTTGCCCACCTGCTTCTCCAGGTCCAGGGCGTGGATGTAGGGGTTCTCGAAGTCCGGACTCTCGTTGACTCCGATCCGCAGCAGATGGCGGCCGTTGTCGGGCGTGTAGTCGATCTGCCCGCCGTCGGTCTGCCGCTTCCAGTCTTTCGGTACGGGAACGACGAAGCCCTCGACGGGATCCTTCTTGCGCACCCAGCCGGCCGGAAGGCCGCCCTTCTGGCTCTGCACCTGCTCGTCTGCCTGCGGTTTTCCACCGCCGCCGTGCTGGTCCCGGTAGTCCAGGTACTTCACGACCCCGAACGTGCCGCCGACCCCGACGAGCGCGGCCGCGACCACGAGCGCGAGGACGGAGCGCCAAGTCCGCTTCTTCGGCGGCGCGTTCCCGCGGAAGGTCGCGAGGTCCGCCTCGCTCACCCGCTGGGTGGGCACGTACGCCTGCGCGGTCTGCGGACGCCGCCCCTCACCGGCCTCCGCGAGCATCTGCTCGGTCTCCTCCATGCCCGGCCGGGAGAGCGGATCCTTGCGCAGGAGCGCGGTGATGACGGGCGCGAGCGGCCCCGCGTACTCCATCACGTCGGGCTCGTCCTCGACGACCGCCTGCATGGTCATCAGCGGCGACGTACGGCGAAAGGGCGAGCACCCCTCGACCGCCGCGTACAGCGTGGCGCCGAGCGCCCAGAGGTCGGCGGCAGGTCCCGGATCGGCCCCGCGCACCCGCTCGGGCGCCAAATAGTCGATGGAACCAACGAGTTCACCGGTCTTCGTAATGGTCGAATCGCCCTCGATCGCGGCAATCCCGAAGTCCGTGAGCAGCACCCGGCCGTCGCGCGAGAGCAGCACATTGGCCGGTTTCACATCCCTGTGCAGCACGCCCGCGCCATGGGCGGCCCGCAGCGCGCGCAGCACCCACAGGCCGATCCGGGCGGCCTCGACCGGATGGACGCGCTCCTCGTCCCTGATGGCGTCGGCGAGGGAACGTCCGTCGACGAGCTCCATGACGATCCATGGCCGCTCGTCGTACTCGAAGACGTCATGGACGGTGACGACCGCGGAATGGTTGATCCGGGCCGCCGCCCGCGCCTCCTTCTGGGTGCGCGCGAGCAGCACGGCGCGCTCGCCCTCGGAGACGTACAGCGCGGCCGTGAGCTCCTTGAGCGCGACGGTGCGATGCAGCACTTCGTCATGCGCGCGCCACACCTTGCCCATGCCGCCTCGGCCCAGGCTCTCGCCTATCCGATAACGGCCCGCCAGCAGCATGCCCTGCGCCTTGCCTTGGGTCTGGTCCACGTTCCCCCGCCTGTCCCTGCTTGAGGTCAGACTAAGGAGCGGGCGAGTCCGTTCGTAACCCGGGACGCCGCGTGAGACCGCACTGTGATGAGACCGATGGGTGCGCGGGGTTCCGGATTTCGTGCGCCGGGTTCAGGTTTTGGGCCGGTACGTCGCCGAAGCCTGCTCGAAGAGACGGGTGACCTCGTCCCGCTCGGACTCCGGCCCCTTGATCATGACGACGTGGTAGCGGCCGTCGATGAGCATCGCGGAGTTGCGTACGAAGACCTCGTTGTCGCCCTCGAACCAGGTGAACTGGCCCTCGGCGCTGATGCGATCGCCCACCGAGACCTGCCGCATGCCCGACGAGCTGGCCCAGGAGGAGTCGCGGAAGGGCTGCAACTCGCGCTCGTTCTCCCGCTGGTACTCCAGGGGGTCGCCGGTGGTGCCCTCGACGGTGTCCCGGCCGGGCACGACGGTCAGCTCGAACTTGCCGCCGGAGTACTTGACCTGGCCCTTGCCGTTCTTGGCGTGCCGGTCCCAGCCGCTCGCCACGGCGAGCTGGAAGCCCTCCAGGTCCCGGCGCAGGACGAAGCCCTTGGGCAGATCGGGCGCGCCGGACTGCGTCTCGGGCTTGCCGGAGCTCGGGGGCTTGCTCGCCTCGGACTTGTCGGGGCTCGGTTTGTCCGAGGGCGCCTGCGACTCGGGCGCCGAACTGGCCGACCCCGCCTGCCCGGTGCGCCCGCCGTCGTCCTTGCCCTTCGGGTCGGACTTCGGCATGAACATCATGGCGTAGACGACCGCCGCGACCAGGCCGAGCAGGATCAGGACGAGCAGCAGCCGGCCCAGCCTGCGCGGCGGGCGGCCCGGGGGCTGGGGTCGTGGCTGTCGGGGCGGTCGGGATGCGCGGGGCTGCCTGAGCTCGCGGGGCGGCTTCGGCTCCCGCTGGGGGCGGCGTTCGCGCTGGGGTGCGCGCTGTTCCTGCAGCTCGTGCCGCTCGTACGGGGCGCGGGGCGTGCGGGGTCGGTGCTGCTCGCGCTGCTCGTACTGCTCCGGCCGGCCGCGCTTGGTGCCCTGCTCACGGGGGGCCTTGGGCGTGCGGCCCTTCTTGTGCGCACCCTTGTGGGCGCCCCGGCGCTTGCGACGGACGAGCTCGCCCCGGCGGCGTACGACGGGCAGCTTGCGCGGCTCGAAGGGCGGCGTCGGCACCACCTGGGTGCCGGCCTCCGGCTCGGGGGCCGACCGGACGAGGGAGCGCAGCCAGCCGCGCAGCTCCTCGAAGTCGGGGCGCTCGGTGGGGTCCTGGCGGAGCAGCGACTCCACGACGGGGCGCAGCGGGCCGCACTCCTCGGCGAAGGCGGGCGGCTCGGCGCAGACGAGCTGGACGAGTTCGTACGTACTGTCCTCGGGGTAGGGCGCATGGCCCTGCACGGCCCGGAAGAGCAGCGCGCCGAGCGCCCAGAGGTCGGTGGCGGGGCCCACCGGCGCGGCCAGCTGCCAGTTCTCGTGCACGGGTCCGGCCTGCTCGGGCGACCACCGCTCGGTGACCGCTCCTACGACGGTCATCCGGGCCTGACGGGCCCGTTCGGCGTCGAGGGGGGTGAGCGGGCCCTTGTGGCGGGGCGGCTCGGGGGCCTGGAGTTCGTCCCAGCGGCCGGTGGGCTTGGACAGCGGGGTGGGGGCTGGCGCTTGAGCGGGGTTGCGGGCCTGGGTGGGCGCGGGGGCTTGAGTGGGTGTGAAGGCCTGGGTGGGCGCGAAGGCAGGGTCGAGCTGCTCCTCGGGGCCGAACTCCGGGGCGTTTCGGCCCACTTGTGGCCCGGTGGGGAGCAGCCCCGACGTCTGCTGTGCTTGTGGTGCCTGCTGTGTCTGCGGTGCCTGCTGGTTCGGCCTTGCAGCCTGGCTTTCGCCCTGCTCGCCGGTGGGCCGGGTCGCGGCGGGGCGCGGTACGGCCCCGTGCCACAGGGCCACGGGCTCCTTGCCCGAGGCCGCTCCGGCGCCGGGAGCGCGCACTTGGCCGGCGACGCCGTACGGATCGGCTATCCGGCCCGGCGGCGCGGCATCCGTCCCCGGCTCGTCGGGGCGGGGCCCCGGCAGGGCGGCGCGGTGCTCCTCGCTCACCCGGGCGGCGGCCGCGGCACGCGCTCCGGCGCGGTACGCCGCGATGGCTCCGGCCCGTGCGGCCCGCGCATCGCCCGGCGGGAACGGCTCTCGGGTCCCGGCGGCGCCGTCGGGCCGCGGGGCCAACTCCATGCCCCGGTCGGTGACTTCACCGCCGCCGGTGTCCTCCGCCGCACGCGCGGCCTCTATCGCGGCATGCCCGCGGGACTCGTGACGAGGCTCCTGCGGGGGCGCGGGGGGCTCCTCCTCCACCGCGCCGAGAGGCTCCGGCACCGGGTCGTACCCGCAGAGCGCCTCCTCGGCGGCGCCCGCCGCGAGCCCGGTCAGCATGATGCGCCCGTCGTCGCAGACGAGGACCGTGCGCACGGTGATGTTCCGGTGCACCCACCCGTGCACATGCAGGGCACGCAGCGCCGTCAGCACATCAGAGGCGACCTCCGCGGCCCGATAGGGCGAGAGCGGCCGCTCGGCTATCAGCGCGGCCAGCGGCAACGCCGCCACGACCTCGCTCACGATCCACAGCGAGCCGCCCTCGGCGAACACGTCGAAGACCTGGTCGAGCCGTGGGTGGTCGGGGATCTGCGCGGCGGCCTGCGCGGCCTCGATGGCGCGGCGCACCGCGGGATCCGTGGGCCGCCGCGTGGTCCGCGAGGCCCGCCGGGGCACCGGGGCACCGGAGTCGTCGAGCACTTCGGCCTCGACGACCTCGGGCAACGGCACCTGCCGGACCAGTACTTCCTGTCCGCTGTAGGTGTCGAAGGCGCGGGTCTCGGCGAATTCGTACTCGTCGGAGGGCGGCAGCGGCAGGCGGTAGCGGTCGGCGAGCACCCGCCCCGCGTAGTCGTCCACGTCGCCTCCCCGCCAGCGTGCGCACCTCGATTCCGGCCCGCATCACCGCCCGCAAATACGCCAAGTCCGGTCGATATCCGGCACATTGCGGCTGCGTACGGTCCGCGAGCTCTCACGATACGTGGCCTCGCCGCGCTCCGCCGCCGGGTCGGGCCAACCCGCTCGGGCCGTCCGGGACCGGTCCGTCCCGGAGCGGTCCGGCTATTCGGGCCGGAACGTGGCGAACGCCGTCTTGCGCAGCGTCGTACATTCCTTGCTGTCCCACTCGCTCGCCTTGCAGCTGATCATGATGGCGTAGCCGCGGTTCTCGTCCACCTTGAAGCCGCGGTTGAGGACTCTTATCCGGTCGCCGTTCTGGTCGCGCTCGAACTCCCAGTCCGCGACGGTCGGATAGCCGTTGTACTCGACCGTCCGTATGCCGATCATCTTGAAGTTCGTACTGCTCCCCGACACGGCGGGCACTGCGGAACGCCAGGCGGAGGCAGCGCTGTCGCTGGGATTGCGGTTGAAGTCGACCTGGACGCGCGGGAATCCGCCGTCCTCGCTGAATATCGCGCCGGAGCTCCGCCCGGCCGTCCCCGTACGCCGGAACTCCTTGGGCATGGCCATGGAGAAGCGGAACTGCCCGTCGGCCACGCGCTCATAGCCCTCGGGGATCTGATCCCCGGAGCCCTGACCGCCGTCGTCGCCGTCGCCGGAACCGCCGTCATCGCCCTCGTCGCCGCCGGAGCCCTGGCCGCCGTTCTCCTCCTGGGAGTCGCCGGTCGGGTCCGTGCCCTGGGACGGCTCGTCCTTGCCCTGGTCGCCGCCGTCCCCGGTGTTCGCCCCGCTGGAGGCGGCCTTGTCCTTGCCGCCGCCCTTGCTGTCCGGCTGGTCCTCGTTGCCGTTCAACGCGACGGCGAGCACCGCACCGAGCACGGCGATCGCGACGGCGACCGCCACGAGCACCAGGGTCCGCCGCGGCACCACATCGCTGAGCGAGGCACGCGCGGGCCGCCCCGCGCCACCGGAACCAGAACCGGCACCCGAGTCCGAACCCCCGGCCGCAGCCGTGGACTCGGACGCGGTCGCCTCCGCGGGCCCCGTCGACGAGGCGGCATTGCGCACCGAACGCAGCGCGCCGCGCAGCCGGTCCGCCACCTCACCGCGCCGCGCGGAGTCCGCGGGGACGGGCGGCAGCGGGACCACCTTGGTCTGCTCGGGCGAGGCGACGACGCCGGGCTCCGCGTCCAACGGCTCCGGCGCATTGACCACATCGTTGAGCAGCGCCCGCGCACTCGCGTCGTCGAGCCGGTGCTCCGGGTCCTTCTCCAGCAGGCCGTAGATGACCTTCTCGAGCCGCCCGGCGTTCCGCGGGGGCTCCAGCTGCTCGGTCATCACCGCGGTGAGCGTGGCGATCGCCGATCCCTTGTCGTACGGCGGAACGCCCTCGACGGCCGCGTACAGCAGGCCGCCCAGCGACCACAGGTCGGCGGCCGGGCCCGGCTTGTGGCCACGGGCACGCTCGGGCGAGATGTACGAGGGTGCGCCGACGAGCATGCCGGTCGAGGTGATGGACGGGTCGCCCTCGACCTGCGCGATGCCGAAGTCGGTGAGCACGACGCGGCCGTCGTCACCGGCGATCAGTACGTTGGACGGCTTCACATCGCGGTGCAGGATGCCCTCGCGGTGCGCGGAACGCAGTACGTCGAGGACGGCGAGCCCGACCTCGGCGGCGCGCTTCGGCGTCAGATAGCCGTCCTCGCGCACGACCTCGGCGAGCGACTTGCCCTCGATGAGCTCCATGACGATCCACGGGCGGTCGTCCTCGTCCACGACGTCGTAGACGGTGACCGCGCCGTTGTTACGGATCCGGGCAATCGCCTTGGCCTCGCGGAGCGTACGCGTGATGAGCCGGCGCTTCTCGTCGTCGTCGATGGCCGAGGGGAACCGCAGCTCCTTGACCGCGACGGTACGCCCGAGCGTCTCGTCGACCGCCCGCCAGACCGTGCCCATGCCACCGCGACCGAGCACCTCACCGAGCCGGTACCGCCCGGCGAGCAGCCGCGAGGCCGCACCCCGGACAGGCTTCTTGGGCACCTCGACCTTGTCCTCGACGGAGGCCTTGTCGGCGCTGTCCTCGACGGACGTCTTCTCGGCCCTGTCCTCGACAGGCGCCTTGTCGTCGTCGCGAGATCCCTCGGAAGATTCCTCGTGAGAGTCCTCAGGCGATGCGTCGGGCGATGTGTCGAGCGATGCGTCGGGAGCGTCTTCCGGCACGTCGGCCTTGCCCTCGGCAGGCTCCTTCGGAGTGACTGCCGTGCCCCGGCCGGACTCCTCGGCCGCATCCGCGCCGGACTCCTCGGGCGCCTCGGCCGCGTCCCGACCGGACTCCTTCGGCAGCTCAGCCTCGTCCCGACGGGCTTCCTTCGGCTGCTCAGCCTCCGACATGCGTCCCCTCTGCAATCAACCCGCCCTGGCAGAGCGTCCATTGTCTCTCATGCTCGGGGTGGGGGAAGGCCCGGGTCCGGGCGATGATGGCGAAACACACACCAGGGCGGGCCGCAGCCCGGACACAACGGCCGACACCGCACCGGGAACGAGGGGGACCGCACATGACCCACCGCCCCGCACCCCGAGGCCCCCGCACCCTGGCCACCACGGCAGCCCTGCTCACGGCGCTGACCGCGCCACTCGCCGGCTGCACGGACACCGACA
Proteins encoded in this window:
- a CDS encoding serine/threonine-protein kinase, whose amino-acid sequence is MSEAEQPKEARRDEAELPKESGRDAAEAPEESGADAAEESGRGTAVTPKEPAEGKADVPEDAPDASLDTSPDASPEDSHEESSEGSRDDDKAPVEDRAEKTSVEDSADKASVEDKVEVPKKPVRGAASRLLAGRYRLGEVLGRGGMGTVWRAVDETLGRTVAVKELRFPSAIDDDEKRRLITRTLREAKAIARIRNNGAVTVYDVVDEDDRPWIVMELIEGKSLAEVVREDGYLTPKRAAEVGLAVLDVLRSAHREGILHRDVKPSNVLIAGDDGRVVLTDFGIAQVEGDPSITSTGMLVGAPSYISPERARGHKPGPAADLWSLGGLLYAAVEGVPPYDKGSAIATLTAVMTEQLEPPRNAGRLEKVIYGLLEKDPEHRLDDASARALLNDVVNAPEPLDAEPGVVASPEQTKVVPLPPVPADSARRGEVADRLRGALRSVRNAASSTGPAEATASESTAAAGGSDSGAGSGSGGAGRPARASLSDVVPRRTLVLVAVAVAIAVLGAVLAVALNGNEDQPDSKGGGKDKAASSGANTGDGGDQGKDEPSQGTDPTGDSQEENGGQGSGGDEGDDGGSGDGDDGGQGSGDQIPEGYERVADGQFRFSMAMPKEFRRTGTAGRSSGAIFSEDGGFPRVQVDFNRNPSDSAASAWRSAVPAVSGSSTNFKMIGIRTVEYNGYPTVADWEFERDQNGDRIRVLNRGFKVDENRGYAIMISCKASEWDSKECTTLRKTAFATFRPE